In Wolinella succinogenes DSM 1740, a single genomic region encodes these proteins:
- a CDS encoding 6-phosphofructokinase → MRIGLVCSGGDCAGMNPATKKFVEYSLELGYEPYFIREGLEGLIEGKIEPATLKEVSGILHKGGTILQSSRSKRFFDPAFRLQAYQNLQRHSIEALVTLGGDGSFRAMEVLAKEHSLLYAGIPATIDNDIRASDYALGVDSALNVILESTDRLRDTAESFRRAFVVEVMGRDCGYLALASAIACGAEVCIIPEMGYSLQSLGARLKEELGTGKRRYVLAIVSEGAKASSEVVSWLKEEVGIETRITILGHVQRGGSPSVYDRLMGFRFMQKALDSLSLGKSGVVVLREGRVEFLSSQEASSAPASLPLDMVRLASRLMF, encoded by the coding sequence ATGAGGATCGGGCTTGTTTGCTCTGGGGGAGATTGCGCGGGGATGAACCCCGCCACCAAAAAATTCGTTGAATATTCACTAGAGTTGGGCTATGAGCCCTACTTTATCCGCGAAGGTTTAGAGGGCTTGATCGAAGGGAAGATTGAGCCCGCCACCCTCAAAGAGGTCTCTGGAATTCTTCATAAAGGAGGCACCATCCTCCAATCTTCTCGCTCCAAACGCTTTTTTGATCCAGCCTTTCGTCTCCAAGCCTACCAAAATCTCCAGCGCCACTCCATCGAAGCGTTAGTAACTCTAGGGGGTGATGGCTCTTTTAGGGCGATGGAGGTTTTGGCCAAAGAACACTCCCTGCTCTATGCAGGGATTCCCGCCACAATTGATAATGACATCCGTGCAAGCGATTACGCTCTAGGTGTGGATAGTGCACTTAATGTGATTTTGGAGAGCACGGATAGACTTCGAGATACCGCCGAATCATTTCGTCGAGCGTTTGTGGTGGAGGTGATGGGGAGAGATTGTGGCTATTTGGCATTAGCAAGCGCGATCGCTTGTGGGGCGGAAGTCTGCATCATCCCTGAGATGGGCTATTCGCTCCAAAGCCTTGGCGCAAGGCTCAAAGAGGAGCTAGGCACAGGCAAGCGCCGCTATGTATTAGCCATCGTCTCTGAGGGAGCCAAAGCCTCTTCAGAGGTTGTCTCTTGGCTCAAGGAAGAGGTGGGAATCGAGACGAGAATCACGATTCTTGGGCATGTTCAGCGAGGAGGGTCGCCGAGTGTTTATGACCGTTTGATGGGTTTTCGATTCATGCAAAAGGCACTCGATTCTCTTTCGCTAGGCAAGAGTGGCGTGGTGGTATTGCGCGAGGGGAGGGTGGAGTTTCTCTCTTCACAAGAGGCCTCATCTGCCCCCGCATCACTGCCCTTGGATATGGTGAGGCTGGCTTCGCGCCTCATGTTTTGA
- a CDS encoding acetate--CoA ligase family protein — MTESELYSWLQRYEIQTPKHIRFGLNEEIDVDFFPAVLKVESSKVIHKSDVGGVVVGLHSNAELKEAKEMMIQSIASHGITLEERDGFIVSEMVMGDELYVGAVDDEIFDHVILFGKGGIYLELYKDIAYIDSEADEAEIIRAVKKTKFGKLFEGYRGSPHTLKEAVDVVKKVQKLLAENPQIIEFDLNPIKLTKRGLIAVDGRVKFRDKPKGPKSKRENRPLFLENRSVAIIGASTDESKVGYAIAKNAASFQGELYYVNPKGGELFGRPLFQNVEAIPGDVDMAVLVIPVSSVIPTIEKLVLKNLKNLVIITAGFKESGNEEDELKIAELAKKHNFNVIGPNCLGYYNAQSDLNLTFGSSNVHKGNLALISQSGAVLASLMDKAYSGNVGFSHLISAGNMVDLNFSEMVDMLVADPACEAISVYAEGIKNGKRFLRSIRRSHKKIYVFKTGKSEESKKAAFSHTGNLSGNYEMFKGLLEGVGVKMEDNIEALLFNPTYEVQKIAIITNAGGPATILTDYIIEKGKSLHALTKEEIERLDLAMPPHWSKNNPIDIIGDALPERYLKALEIVDEFEEIDLIYLLITPQFMTDALETVKLLKHKDWKHPVLPILLGGDMVEQAKQFCRSHKMQFFKTLQSATSFL; from the coding sequence ATGACTGAGAGTGAACTTTATTCTTGGCTGCAACGCTATGAGATTCAAACCCCCAAGCATATTCGCTTTGGACTCAACGAAGAGATTGATGTTGATTTTTTCCCCGCTGTGTTGAAGGTGGAATCTTCCAAAGTGATCCACAAAAGCGATGTAGGCGGGGTTGTTGTGGGACTCCACTCTAACGCAGAGCTCAAAGAAGCCAAAGAGATGATGATTCAAAGTATCGCTTCGCACGGGATCACCCTAGAAGAGCGCGATGGATTCATTGTGAGCGAGATGGTGATGGGCGATGAGCTTTACGTTGGGGCGGTGGATGATGAGATTTTTGACCATGTGATTCTCTTTGGAAAAGGGGGAATCTATCTAGAGCTCTACAAAGATATCGCTTATATCGACAGTGAGGCGGATGAGGCAGAGATCATTCGTGCCGTTAAAAAGACCAAATTTGGGAAGCTTTTTGAAGGGTATCGTGGGAGCCCCCATACTCTTAAAGAGGCAGTGGATGTGGTGAAAAAGGTGCAAAAGCTTTTGGCTGAAAACCCCCAAATCATCGAATTTGACCTCAATCCCATCAAGTTAACCAAGCGGGGGCTCATCGCCGTGGATGGGCGAGTGAAGTTTCGAGACAAGCCCAAAGGTCCCAAAAGCAAGAGGGAGAATCGACCCCTCTTTTTGGAGAATCGAAGCGTTGCCATTATTGGCGCCTCCACGGATGAGAGTAAAGTGGGATACGCTATCGCCAAAAACGCCGCTTCCTTCCAAGGGGAGCTCTATTATGTGAATCCTAAAGGAGGAGAGCTCTTTGGGAGGCCACTCTTTCAAAATGTTGAAGCTATTCCTGGTGATGTTGATATGGCGGTGTTGGTGATTCCTGTCTCTAGCGTGATTCCCACCATTGAGAAGCTGGTGTTAAAAAATCTCAAAAACCTTGTCATCATTACCGCGGGCTTCAAAGAGAGCGGGAACGAAGAGGATGAGCTAAAGATCGCCGAGCTTGCCAAAAAGCACAACTTCAATGTCATTGGTCCCAACTGCCTTGGATACTACAACGCCCAAAGCGATCTCAATCTCACCTTTGGAAGCTCCAATGTGCACAAGGGAAATCTTGCGCTCATCTCCCAATCAGGTGCGGTGCTTGCTTCACTGATGGATAAAGCTTATAGTGGGAATGTGGGCTTTTCTCATCTCATTAGCGCGGGCAACATGGTTGATCTTAACTTCTCGGAGATGGTGGATATGCTGGTGGCTGATCCTGCTTGCGAGGCGATCTCTGTCTATGCAGAGGGGATCAAGAATGGTAAGCGATTTTTGCGAAGCATTCGTCGATCGCACAAAAAAATCTATGTCTTTAAAACAGGCAAAAGTGAAGAATCCAAAAAAGCCGCCTTTTCCCATACAGGGAATCTAAGCGGTAACTATGAGATGTTCAAAGGGCTTTTGGAGGGAGTAGGGGTGAAGATGGAGGATAATATTGAAGCGCTCCTCTTTAACCCCACCTATGAAGTGCAAAAGATCGCTATCATCACCAATGCAGGGGGGCCAGCGACGATTCTCACGGACTATATCATCGAAAAAGGCAAGAGCTTGCATGCACTCACCAAGGAGGAGATTGAGCGACTTGATTTGGCCATGCCTCCTCACTGGTCTAAGAATAACCCCATCGACATCATCGGGGATGCACTCCCTGAGCGATACTTGAAGGCGTTAGAGATTGTGGATGAGTTCGAGGAAATCGATCTCATCTACCTGCTCATCACACCCCAATTCATGACGGATGCGTTAGAGACAGTGAAGCTACTAAAACACAAGGATTGGAAACATCCCGTGCTTCCGATTCTCTTGGGGGGCGATATGGTGGAGCAGGCGAAGCAGTTTTGCCGATCCCACAAGATGCAGTTTTTCAAAACCCTACAATCAGCGACCTCTTTTCTATGA
- a CDS encoding phosphoglycerate kinase: protein MVAGINLMQETKSIRDVEIEGKRVLIRVDFNVPMDSDFNISDDTRIREAIPTINHCIDNGAKSIVLVSHLGRPRGKSSEFSLKHILKRLERLLNRSVIFVESLEGVSSVMATLPQKSVILLENIRFLEGEEKNDEKLSKNLASLCDIYINDAFGASHRKHASTYGVAKFAPVKVAGLLLKKEIDSFAKALASPLKPVLLIVGGSKVSSKITLLSNILDVVDKIVIGGAMSNTFLKSLGYDMQRSLVEDPLVPEAAKILGLAKQKGVKIYLPVDVVCTDDIKNPKEIKITPAQDVPENFLAADIGPASVKLFGEVIRDCETIIWNGPMGVYEVQNFSRGTFQLAHVVADTYAYSVIGGGDTADAIDRAGEKDNMSFTSTGGGASLELLEGKILPAFEVLERK, encoded by the coding sequence ATGGTAGCGGGTATCAATTTAATGCAGGAAACCAAAAGCATCAGAGATGTTGAGATCGAGGGGAAGCGGGTCTTAATCCGTGTCGATTTCAACGTGCCCATGGATAGTGATTTTAATATCTCCGACGACACTCGAATTAGGGAGGCGATTCCTACGATCAATCATTGCATCGACAATGGCGCCAAAAGCATTGTCCTTGTAAGTCATCTAGGAAGACCCAGAGGAAAAAGTTCGGAGTTTTCACTCAAGCATATCCTCAAACGCCTAGAGCGCCTGCTCAATCGTAGCGTGATTTTTGTCGAGAGCCTTGAGGGCGTCTCTTCGGTAATGGCAACCCTGCCCCAGAAGAGCGTGATTTTGCTTGAAAATATTCGATTCCTTGAGGGGGAAGAGAAGAATGACGAAAAGCTCTCCAAGAACCTCGCATCGCTTTGTGACATCTACATCAATGATGCTTTTGGAGCTTCACACCGCAAGCATGCTTCCACCTATGGTGTGGCGAAGTTTGCCCCTGTGAAGGTGGCGGGATTGCTTCTTAAAAAGGAGATCGATTCTTTTGCCAAGGCGCTCGCTAGTCCGCTTAAGCCTGTGCTTTTGATCGTGGGAGGATCCAAGGTCTCTTCTAAAATCACTCTCCTTAGCAACATCCTTGATGTGGTCGATAAGATTGTGATTGGTGGGGCGATGAGTAACACCTTCTTGAAGTCGCTAGGCTATGATATGCAGCGATCACTAGTGGAAGATCCTCTTGTTCCTGAAGCGGCCAAAATCCTAGGGCTCGCCAAGCAAAAAGGGGTGAAAATTTATCTTCCCGTGGATGTGGTTTGCACCGATGACATTAAAAATCCCAAAGAGATTAAAATCACCCCCGCCCAAGATGTTCCTGAAAACTTCCTTGCCGCGGATATTGGACCTGCAAGCGTGAAGCTCTTTGGCGAGGTGATTAGGGATTGCGAGACGATCATCTGGAATGGACCTATGGGGGTCTATGAGGTGCAAAACTTCTCTCGAGGAACCTTCCAATTGGCGCATGTGGTGGCTGACACCTATGCCTATAGCGTCATTGGAGGGGGAGATACGGCCGATGCGATTGATAGGGCAGGTGAGAAAGACAATATGAGTTTCACCTCCACGGGGGGTGGGGCGAGTTTGGAGCTTCTTGAAGGGAAGATTCTTCCTGCTTTTGAGGTGCTAGAGCGAAAATAG
- the corA gene encoding magnesium/cobalt transporter CorA, whose product MMNIFTKREGLVLRESFSSIQTPHSTSNVLWIDLLHPSPAEVSYISQIFHLDIPTKEEREEIEQSARYWEDSESITINTYFLVSLFASTNKKDLHNETVTFLLCKDILFTIRYGEFRTFDEIQNKVLASPKNFQNGYDILSKIFEIRVEQDADMLENTAKDTRGLRSGVFGNQFGYDELLENLSRLQELNMRIRDSLFDKRRAITALLKTDKADIEVKKNLTIVLKDLNSLVEFTTVNMNALDNIQSLFSSQINIEQNKTIKIFTVATVGFMPPTLIASIYGMNFDVMPELHWEWGYPLTLCLMVISTMIPILYFKKKKWL is encoded by the coding sequence ATGATGAACATATTCACCAAGCGTGAAGGACTCGTCCTTCGCGAGAGCTTCAGCTCAATTCAGACCCCTCACTCCACTAGTAATGTGCTATGGATCGACCTATTGCACCCTTCGCCAGCTGAGGTTTCTTATATTTCTCAAATCTTTCACTTGGACATTCCGACCAAAGAGGAGCGAGAAGAGATCGAGCAGAGTGCGAGATATTGGGAGGATAGCGAGAGTATCACCATCAACACCTACTTTTTGGTTTCGCTTTTTGCCAGCACCAACAAAAAAGATCTCCACAACGAGACAGTCACATTTTTGCTCTGCAAGGATATTCTCTTCACAATTCGCTATGGAGAGTTTAGAACCTTTGATGAGATTCAAAACAAGGTGCTCGCCAGTCCCAAAAATTTTCAAAATGGCTATGACATTTTGAGCAAGATTTTTGAGATTCGCGTGGAGCAAGACGCGGATATGTTGGAGAACACCGCCAAGGACACAAGAGGGCTTAGAAGTGGGGTCTTTGGGAATCAATTCGGCTATGATGAGCTTTTGGAGAATCTCTCTAGACTGCAAGAGCTCAACATGAGAATCCGTGACAGTCTATTTGATAAAAGACGCGCCATTACAGCCCTTTTGAAGACGGATAAGGCTGATATAGAGGTGAAGAAGAATCTCACCATCGTCCTTAAAGACTTGAATTCACTGGTGGAGTTCACGACTGTGAACATGAACGCGCTGGATAATATTCAGAGTCTCTTCTCGAGTCAGATCAATATCGAGCAGAATAAAACGATTAAAATTTTCACCGTCGCAACCGTTGGATTCATGCCCCCCACGCTAATTGCAAGCATCTATGGGATGAACTTTGATGTGATGCCAGAGCTTCACTGGGAGTGGGGTTATCCGCTCACTCTTTGCCTCATGGTGATCTCCACCATGATTCCAATTCTCTACTTCAAAAAGAAGAAGTGGCTCTAG